A DNA window from Luteolibacter luteus contains the following coding sequences:
- a CDS encoding ABC transporter ATP-binding protein — protein MNESRVIADAISKKYRQPFGVRRRQEREGRIHASNGWALRNVSFSVGPGEMLGVIGANGAGKSTLLRLLGGVGRPTEGSIRVNGRIGALLDLGGGFLGDLTGRENAVLAGVVAGLLKSEIVARMDEIVAFAELEEYIDHPVRTYSTGMMMRLAFAVAVHTDPRVLLVDEFLSVGDLAFQAKCNARIKSLRSGGCAIVMVSHGMDQVRQLCDRALWLKHGEVAAFGSSDVVARLFETEMKNETLRRMPSAERRPLDGGLELVAGENRFGTFEMEIRSVEFRPGNSLRPGEPLSVVMGYEARTEIAAPVFVVSITRDDGTLCLDTSTQLAREDVPDLRGEGAVHFTIDRLDLGPGNYFLDVGVFESEWEHAYDYHWHAYPFTVDGTAGLKGVLAPPCRWKLER, from the coding sequence GTGAACGAGTCCAGAGTCATCGCCGATGCGATCAGCAAGAAATACCGGCAGCCCTTCGGGGTTCGCCGGAGGCAGGAACGTGAAGGGAGAATTCACGCGAGCAACGGATGGGCCCTGCGCAACGTTTCCTTTTCGGTCGGTCCGGGCGAGATGCTTGGAGTGATCGGCGCGAACGGTGCCGGCAAATCCACCTTGCTGCGATTGCTTGGCGGGGTCGGCCGGCCGACGGAGGGATCCATCCGGGTGAACGGTCGCATCGGGGCCCTGCTCGATCTCGGCGGTGGCTTCCTCGGTGATCTAACAGGTCGTGAGAACGCCGTGCTGGCCGGCGTGGTGGCCGGCCTCCTGAAGAGCGAGATCGTGGCGCGGATGGATGAGATCGTCGCCTTTGCCGAGCTGGAAGAATACATCGACCATCCCGTGCGTACTTATAGCACCGGGATGATGATGCGCCTGGCCTTCGCGGTGGCGGTGCACACGGATCCGCGGGTGCTGCTGGTGGATGAGTTCCTCTCGGTGGGGGATCTCGCCTTTCAAGCGAAGTGCAATGCACGGATCAAATCCCTGCGCTCCGGCGGCTGTGCCATCGTCATGGTCTCCCACGGGATGGACCAGGTGCGCCAGCTTTGCGACCGCGCGCTGTGGTTGAAGCATGGCGAGGTGGCCGCCTTCGGAAGCTCGGATGTGGTGGCGCGCCTTTTCGAGACGGAGATGAAGAACGAAACCCTACGGCGCATGCCTTCGGCCGAGCGCCGTCCGCTGGATGGAGGGCTGGAACTGGTGGCGGGGGAGAACCGCTTCGGCACCTTTGAGATGGAGATCCGCTCGGTCGAGTTCCGCCCGGGGAATTCCCTGCGGCCGGGTGAACCCCTGTCCGTTGTAATGGGCTACGAAGCCAGGACCGAGATCGCCGCGCCGGTTTTCGTGGTCTCGATCACTCGTGATGATGGCACCTTGTGCCTGGACACCAGCACGCAACTTGCCCGTGAGGATGTGCCGGATCTCAGGGGTGAGGGTGCGGTCCATTTCACGATCGATCGTTTGGACTTGGGGCCGGGTAACTATTTTCTCGATGTCGGGGTGTTCGAGTCGGAGTGGGAGCATGCCTATGACTACCACTGGCATGCCTATCCATTCACGGTGGATGGGACCGCGGGCTTGAAGGGAGTGCTTGCGCCGCCTTGCCGTTGGAAATTGGAGCGATGA
- a CDS encoding glycosyltransferase family 2 protein, producing the protein MLLPICPVDYELASPGDLKVGKIYRAARVLVRWHGVPLGVIQVPVEEGTVRARDIGYRVMARLQPRIGREVARRALVGTGIDGPLAVCEHTPDPASPHQLPTISVAVCTRDRPDDMAKCLASLAALRTPPLEIMVVDNAPATDATERLVKERFPQFRYVREDTPGLDHARNRAIVESRGEIVAYTDDDVMVDPGWTEALARVFAEDPAIGLVTGLIEPAELETEAQLLFERYGGFGRGCVRTYLQSRRGAAMTWNLVGAGQLGAGANMAIRRELFEEIGYFDPALDVGTPTLGGGDHEIFFRCLRSGMICLYEPTAIVRHRHRRSMPELSKLLYSYGHATRCFFDREADEFPADRPAIKKLARWWWRHWAWDRWRRSAWSPTWFPLELVSREIRGYIDGKGGYRRARTKIVADELKRPDTFKIRDENGARGPERVALVVVDIAQPLRTLHEGEGKDRLEILVQWKGRPLGRLRMRCLGCAIVPSRLADEISRVLWWQVVTLGEEEEGVAWSRQVALLQEMVNPEPAQKKSLDETVGVSLIVATCDRPADLRRCLASVMASRTQRRLQIIVVDNRPGRPGIQEVLKEFPQVELVEESRPGSSYARNAGLAAAREEIVAMTDDDMVVSPDWLERLIEPFRRADVAAVTGNTLPASLDSEAEIKFETYGGFGRGYSTREFDEYWFHRWRRRATPTWQLGGTGNVAFRRSLFEDPEVGPFEECLGAGVPAGVGEDTLWFYQVLRTGMVILYEPAAVAWHHHRVTMAGLKKQLMAYSKGHVAYHLVTLLKYRDKRALVRLGYELPQSMLSRVWGRLRGTYDYPWGLLGIEMTGMLLGPLSLWQSKRHVRKHGPGARPVTTAEQSA; encoded by the coding sequence ATGCTTCTTCCCATCTGTCCCGTCGACTACGAGCTCGCCAGCCCCGGCGATCTGAAAGTGGGGAAAATCTACCGCGCTGCCCGAGTCCTCGTGCGCTGGCACGGGGTGCCTCTGGGCGTCATCCAGGTACCCGTCGAGGAAGGGACCGTGCGGGCGCGCGATATCGGCTACCGCGTTATGGCACGACTCCAGCCCCGGATCGGCCGCGAGGTGGCACGCCGTGCCCTGGTGGGCACGGGGATCGATGGTCCGCTTGCCGTCTGTGAGCACACTCCAGACCCGGCGAGTCCCCACCAGCTTCCGACCATCAGCGTGGCGGTCTGCACGCGGGATCGTCCCGACGACATGGCCAAGTGCCTTGCTTCGCTCGCAGCCCTGCGCACGCCGCCCCTTGAGATCATGGTGGTGGACAATGCACCCGCGACCGATGCCACTGAGCGTCTGGTGAAGGAGCGCTTTCCCCAATTCCGCTATGTCCGCGAGGATACACCGGGGCTCGATCACGCTCGGAACCGCGCGATCGTGGAATCGAGAGGAGAGATCGTCGCTTACACCGATGACGACGTGATGGTCGATCCGGGATGGACCGAAGCCTTGGCGCGGGTCTTTGCCGAAGATCCGGCGATCGGTCTGGTGACGGGCCTGATCGAGCCCGCGGAATTGGAAACCGAGGCGCAGCTGCTCTTCGAGCGTTACGGAGGCTTCGGCCGGGGATGTGTGAGGACTTATCTTCAATCCCGCCGTGGCGCTGCGATGACCTGGAATCTGGTGGGTGCCGGACAACTCGGAGCCGGGGCAAACATGGCCATCCGCCGTGAGCTATTCGAAGAGATCGGCTACTTTGATCCGGCGCTGGATGTGGGCACTCCGACCTTGGGTGGAGGTGACCATGAGATCTTCTTCCGCTGCCTGCGCTCGGGCATGATCTGCCTCTATGAACCGACCGCGATCGTGAGGCATCGCCACCGGCGCTCGATGCCGGAACTCTCGAAGCTTCTTTACAGCTACGGTCACGCAACGCGCTGCTTCTTCGACCGCGAGGCGGACGAATTTCCGGCCGATCGTCCGGCGATCAAGAAACTTGCCCGTTGGTGGTGGCGCCACTGGGCATGGGATCGCTGGCGGCGCTCTGCTTGGTCGCCGACGTGGTTCCCGTTGGAATTGGTCTCGCGTGAAATCCGCGGCTACATCGATGGCAAAGGTGGCTACCGTCGCGCGAGGACCAAGATCGTGGCCGACGAATTGAAGCGTCCCGATACTTTCAAAATCCGTGATGAGAATGGTGCCCGCGGTCCGGAGCGGGTCGCGCTCGTGGTGGTGGACATCGCCCAACCACTGAGGACCCTCCATGAAGGAGAGGGGAAGGATCGCCTCGAGATCCTGGTTCAGTGGAAGGGCAGGCCCTTGGGCCGGCTCCGCATGCGTTGCTTGGGCTGCGCCATCGTGCCCTCGCGGCTGGCGGATGAGATTTCCCGCGTGCTCTGGTGGCAGGTGGTCACGCTCGGTGAGGAAGAAGAGGGTGTGGCATGGTCCCGTCAGGTCGCGCTCTTGCAGGAGATGGTGAATCCCGAGCCGGCGCAGAAGAAGAGCCTCGATGAAACCGTAGGTGTGAGCCTGATCGTGGCGACTTGCGATCGTCCCGCGGATCTGCGGCGCTGCCTGGCATCCGTCATGGCATCCCGCACGCAGCGGAGGCTCCAGATCATCGTGGTGGACAATCGTCCAGGACGTCCGGGGATCCAAGAGGTGCTGAAGGAATTCCCGCAGGTGGAGCTTGTGGAAGAATCTCGGCCCGGATCCTCATACGCCCGGAATGCAGGCCTCGCTGCCGCCCGCGAGGAGATCGTGGCCATGACCGATGACGACATGGTGGTCTCTCCCGATTGGCTGGAACGCTTGATCGAGCCCTTCCGCCGGGCCGATGTCGCGGCGGTCACCGGCAATACCCTGCCGGCGAGCCTGGATAGCGAGGCGGAGATCAAGTTCGAGACCTATGGAGGCTTCGGCCGCGGCTATAGCACGCGCGAGTTCGACGAATACTGGTTCCACCGCTGGCGGCGCCGTGCCACTCCGACCTGGCAGCTTGGCGGGACGGGGAATGTGGCGTTTCGCCGGAGTCTCTTCGAAGATCCCGAGGTGGGTCCTTTCGAGGAATGTCTCGGTGCCGGCGTTCCTGCCGGCGTGGGCGAGGACACGCTGTGGTTCTACCAAGTGCTGCGAACGGGCATGGTGATCCTTTACGAGCCCGCCGCGGTCGCATGGCATCATCACCGGGTAACGATGGCCGGCCTGAAAAAGCAGCTGATGGCCTATTCGAAGGGTCACGTGGCCTATCACCTCGTCACGCTCCTGAAGTATCGGGACAAGCGCGCACTGGTCCGTCTTGGCTACGAGTTGCCCCAGTCCATGCTCTCGCGGGTGTGGGGCCGCCTGCGCGGGACTTACGACTATCCCTGGGGCCTGCTGGGGATCGAGATGACGGGGATGCTTCTCGGGCCGCTCTCCTTGTGGCAAAGCAAACGCCACGTGCGGAAACATGGTCCGGGTGCCCGTCCGGTCACGACCGCAGAGCAGTCGGCATGA
- a CDS encoding ABC transporter permease yields the protein MNLENVIPEVAEAPSSRRWRHAWDVLLVLTARDIKAQYKRSLLGFGWALASPLLQLIIFSTIFQGVLGSQIPNYACFVFIGVLVWGWFQGSLGQSVALITGNAALARQPGFPLSLLPHVTVSVRFLHFAIAMPLLFGLLWWNGIKPAASWWAVPLIIVIQYLLSVGIAYPLASLNVLHRDTQHIIGVLLQLMMFVTPIFYDIRVVPEPLKEWFYLNPMVCIVDAWRTVLLYGQWPDARTLWILFGAGMVMVVVGRRIFIAQSHRFVEEM from the coding sequence ATGAATCTGGAGAACGTCATCCCTGAAGTCGCAGAAGCTCCCTCATCGCGGCGATGGAGGCATGCGTGGGACGTGCTGCTCGTGCTTACCGCGCGCGACATCAAGGCGCAGTACAAGCGCTCGCTGCTCGGCTTCGGCTGGGCGCTGGCGAGCCCCTTGCTGCAGTTGATCATCTTCTCCACGATCTTCCAGGGCGTGCTCGGATCGCAGATCCCGAACTATGCCTGCTTCGTGTTCATCGGGGTCCTGGTATGGGGCTGGTTCCAGGGATCGCTCGGGCAGAGCGTGGCGCTGATCACGGGAAATGCCGCGCTGGCACGACAGCCGGGATTTCCGCTTTCCCTGTTGCCCCATGTCACGGTGAGCGTGCGCTTCCTGCACTTTGCAATCGCGATGCCGCTCTTGTTCGGCCTGCTGTGGTGGAACGGGATCAAGCCGGCAGCCTCATGGTGGGCGGTGCCCTTGATCATCGTGATCCAGTATCTGCTTTCCGTGGGCATCGCGTATCCGCTGGCATCGCTGAACGTGCTACACCGCGACACGCAGCACATCATCGGGGTCTTGCTGCAATTGATGATGTTCGTCACTCCGATCTTTTATGACATCCGGGTGGTGCCGGAGCCCTTGAAGGAGTGGTTCTATCTGAATCCGATGGTCTGCATCGTGGATGCCTGGCGAACGGTGCTCCTCTACGGCCAGTGGCCGGACGCGCGGACGCTATGGATACTTTTCGGAGCAGGCATGGTAATGGTGGTCGTCGGGCGGAGAATCTTCATCGCCCAGAGCCACCGCTTCGTTGAAGAAATGTGA